One stretch of Prunus persica cultivar Lovell chromosome G1, Prunus_persica_NCBIv2, whole genome shotgun sequence DNA includes these proteins:
- the LOC18792019 gene encoding berberine bridge enzyme-like 8 encodes MGILSLPQLLLFQLILNLLLSFSVSWAGSDSAPDQDFVQCLLSHSQPSHPISEAIYIPNNASYSSVLRSYIRNLRFNTSSTPKPFLIITPLHESHVQQAIVCAQKQNLLMKIRSGGHDYEGVSYVSDVPFFLLDMFNLRSIDIDINSETAWVQAGATLGELFYRIYEKSKIHGFPAGVCPTVGVGGHFSGAGYGNLMRKYGLSVDNIIDAQLMDVHGRLLDRKSMGEDLFWAITGGGGASFGVVIAYKINLVRVPQTVTVFRVERTLEQNATDIVYRWQYVAPKLDTDLFIRLTMEVVNITGGPLSTGGENYKTIRASFIGFFLGNSERLLSVMETGFPELSLKQSDCIEMSWVESVLFWTSFPIGTEPEALLSRKPQVLVHLKRKSDYVKTPIPKIGLMWIWQKMIEFEVPIMSFNPYGGKMSEIPESATPCPHRAGNLWKIQYATNWEVSGAEASDYHLNLTKKLYFYMTPFVSMNPREAYFNYKDLDLGINNNGKASYFEGKAYGIRYFKDNFDRLVRIKTEVDPGNFFRNEQSIPTLP; translated from the coding sequence ATGGGAATTCTAAGCCTTCCACAGCTCTTATTGTTTCaattaattcttaatttattattatcattcaGTGTTTCTTGGGCAGGTTCAGATTCAGCTCCAGATCAAGACTTTGTTCAATGCCTTCTAAGCCATTCCCAGCCTTCTCACCCCATCTCTGAAGCAATTTACATTCCCAACAATGCTTCTTACTCATCTGTTTTGCGATCTTACATCCGAAACCTTAGATTCAACACAtcttcaaccccaaaacctttCCTTATTATCACTCCTCTGCATGAATCTCATGTGCAGCAAGCCATTGTTTGTGCTCAAAAGCAAAACTTGCTGATGAAAATTAGAAGCGGAGGCCATGATTATGAGGGTGTATCTTATGTGTCCGACGTTCCGTTCTTCCTCCTCGACATGTTTAATCTTCGATCCATCGACATAGACATAAATTCCGAGACTGCATGGGTCCAGGCTGGGGCAACTCTTGGTGAACTTTTCTACAGAATTTATGAGAAAAGCAAAATCCATGGCTTTCCTGCCGGTGTTTGTCCTACAGTTGGTGTTGGAGGCCACTTTAGTGGAGCTGGATATGGCAATTTGATGAGGAAGTACGGCCTATCCGTGGACAATATAATTGATGCGCAACTGATGGATGTGCACGGGAGACTTCTCGACCGAAAATCGATGGGAGAAGATCTGTTTTGGGCCATCACAGGAGGCGGCGGAGCCAGCTTTGGAGTTGTCATCGcttacaaaatcaatcttGTACGTGTTCCACAAACAGTTACTGTTTTCAGGGTCGAAAGGACCTTGGAACAGAATGCAACAGACATTGTGTACCGTTGGCAATATGTTGCACCTAAGCTGGATACTGACTTGTTCATCAGGCTTACCATGGAAGTTGTAAATATTACTGGCGGTCCATTAAGTACTGGTGGAGAAAACTATAAGACTATAAGAGCTTCATTCATTGGATTCTTTCTTGGAAACTCTGAAAGACTTCTCTCTGTTATGGAAACTGGCTTCCCTGAATTGAGTTTGAAGCAATCAGATTGCATTGAAATGAGCTGGGTTGAATCTGTGCTTTTCTGGACAAGCTTCCCCATTGGAACAGAGCCTGAAGCTTTACTTTCTAGAAAGCCTCAAGTACTTGTCCACCTCAAGAGGAAATCAGACTACGTCAAAACCCCAATTCCGAAAATTGGTTTGATGTGGATTTGGCAGAAAATGATCGAATTTGAGGTACCGATCATGAGCTTTAACCCCTACGGTGGAAAAATGAGTGAGATTCCAGAATCCGCAACTCCTTGTCCACATAGAGCTGGGAATCTTTGGAAGATTCAGTATGCAACAAATTGGGAAGTATCAGGGGCTGAGGCCTCAGATTACCATctaaatttgacaaaaaagcTTTACTTCTACATGACTCCTTTTGTTTCCATGAATCCAAGGGAAGCCTATTTCAACTATAAAGATCTTGACCTGGGGATCAACAACAATGGCAAGGCAAGCTATTTTGAGGGAAAAGCTTATGGGATTAGGTACTTCAAGGATAATTTCGACCGATTGGTGCGTATTAAGACGGAGGTTGATCCTGGTAACTTCTTTAGGAATGAGCAAAGCATCCCAACTCTTCCATAA
- the LOC18792918 gene encoding pentatricopeptide repeat-containing protein At4g14190, chloroplastic, which translates to MESVVNLQHSHCKIALTWKINHGTSSFFFFPKTLTTKPSCKAGPFTSSLRSAQRLPSPLRPDVAPDSSSTKHTTLLVETFHEHQRLKALLQNLINGSCPLQLLGEDGDWTKDQFWAAIRFLKHTFRFNEILQLFDMWKNIEKSRINEFNYSKIIGLLGEEGLIEEAVRCFQEMKSHNLRPSLEVYNSVIHVCARQGNFEDALFFLNEMKEMNLAPETDTYDGLIEAYGKYRMYDQIGMCVKKMKLNGCSPDHITYNLLIREFARGGLLKRMESVYQSMLSRRMALQSSTLIAMVEVYAKFGILEKMENVYRRVLNSGTVVKNDLIRKLAEVYIDNYMFSRLEKLGVDLSSRFGQTDLVWCLRLLSQAGVLSQRGMDSIVDEMKEQNVPWNETVANIIMLAYLKMKDFTHLRIFLSQLLTQGVEPDIITVGIVFDANRIGYDGSRTLDTWRENGFLRKAVEMNTDPLVLTTFGKGHFLRNCEAAYSSLEPEDRENKTWTYHHLIDLVFKHTECSLSMKD; encoded by the exons ATGGAGAGTGTAGTGAACCTGCAGCATAGCCATTGCAAAATAGCACTGACATGGAAAATCAATCACGGTACGagcagcttcttcttcttccccaaaACCCTAACCACAAAACCCTCCTGCAAAGCCGGACCATTCACTTCCTCTCTTCGCTCTGCCCAACGCCTTCCATCACCATTACGACCAGATGTAGCCCCAGATAGCAGTTCCACAAAGCACACCACCCTCCTTGTTGAGACCTTCCATGAGCACCAGAGGCTCAAAGCCTTACTTCAGAATCTCATCAATGGCTCTTGCCCTCTGCAATTGCTTGGAGAAGATGGTGATTGGACCAAAGACCAATTTTGGGCTGCCATCAGATTCCTTAAACATACTTTCAGGTTCAATGAAATTCTTCAG TTGTTTGATATGTGGAAGAACATCGAGAAATCACGGATTAATGAGTTTAACTACAGCAAGATAATAGGTTTGCTAGGTGAAGAGGGTCTGATAGAAGAGGCAGTACGATGCTTTCAAGAGATGAAGAGTCACAATCTTAGGCCGTCCTTGGAGGTTTACAATTCAGTTATTCATGTTTGTGCCAGACAAGGAAACTTTGAAGatgctttgtttttccttAACGAGATGAAAGAAATGAATTTGGCACCAGAAACTGATACCTATGATGGACTTATTGAAGCATATGGGAAGTATAGAATGTATGATCAGATAGGCATGTgtgtgaagaaaatgaaattaaatggCTGTTCACCTGACCACATTACCTATAATTTGCTTATTCGAGAGTTTGCACGGGGTGGTTTGCTCAAAAGAATGGAAAGTGTGTATCAATCCATGCTTTCAAGAAGAATGGCTTTGCAGTCTTCTACTTTGATTGCAATGGTCGAGGTTTATGCAAAATTTGGTATTTTGGAGAAGATGGAAAATGTTTATAGGAGAGTTTTGAACTCCGGAACTGTGGTAAAGAATGACTTAATTAGGAAACTAgctgaggtttatattgataatTATATGTTTTCCAGATTAGAGAAATTGGGAGTTGATCTTTCTTCAAGATTTGGTCAGACTGATCTTGTTTGGTGTCTGCGTCTCCTTTCCCAAGCAGGTGTTCTTAGTCAAAGAGGTATGGATTCCATTGTTGATGAGATGAAAGAACAAAATGTCCCATGGAATGAAACGGTTGCAAACATTATAATGCTGGCTTATTTGAAGATGAAAGATTTCACACACTTGAGAATCTTCCTCTCCCAATTACTAACCCAGGGTGTGGAGCCTGATATTATCACTGTTGGAATTGTATTTGATGCTAATAGGATTGGCTATGATGGGTCTAGAACTTTAGATACATGGAGGGAGAACGGCTTTCTCCGCAAAGCTGTGGAAATGAATACTGATCCTTTAGTTCTCACTACATTTGGGAAGGGGCATTTCCTTAGAAACTGTGAAGCAGCATACTCCTCCCTGGAACCTGAAGatagagaaaacaaaacatggaCGTACCATCACCTCATTGATTTAGTGTTCAAACACACTGAATGTAGCCTCAGTATGAAGGACTGA